The genomic interval GTCCACCATTTCCGTGAGACACGTCTCTACTTCGTACCATCGAGATCTGGTATTCAAATATTTAGAATCGGGTTGCTCAGATGTAAACATACGGAcaggcagcagctgcagcagaagcCTTCATTTTGTAAGGCGTTAAGGTAGCGCCTCCCTTCCCGCTTGTGTAGGCCTTCATTTTCCATGTATCCTACACAGCAGAAATACCTCTTTTCTGGCGTCATGGCAATTGAGTGTGACGAGGAACGACAATCACAGTGTTGTTTCGCAGCTGCCCAACAACAAGCCTGGTACGGGGATCCAGACAACACCCTGAAACTATGGCGTTAACTGAGCATAATGCAGCAGATGCTGTGTAGGCGAAACCCACGTTGAAAGTCAGATTTGGTTGATGGTAAAGTTTGGGGCAGTAATAAGACGAATTTCATTGCCTGTATTGGTTGCACTTGCAGCTGAGCTTGGCCATGCGCGATGAGGTACAGGAGTCGAACAATCTCCTCGAGGGTATGGTAAGCCTGAAACAGGTGGATGCAAGAGGCGTGGATGATGCTCTGTGCAACGGCGTCCGTCTGAAAAAATTTAAAAGAAAGCGAGTGATATTACTCAGCGCTTGCGGTGGAGAGTGCTACATGTACCGCGGGGTTTGGTGGGTAGATGGACACGGGCTCTCAAAAGTGGCTGACGGACAAGGAAGTTAGACGTGGGAATCAGGTGTTTTTCCGTGTGGCGGGGAATCAGGCAGTTTAGCGGACTGGGATTGCTGGCAAGCTCACCAGAACTTACACTATTTTTTCTTGGCATCGAAATACGGTGTGGACGCAAGGCAGTCCCAAAAGGAGGCTGTTCACCTGAGTCCAGCTTTTCGTCTCTGGGTCTTTGCTGCACTCAAACCCTCCAATGGCATGCTCGGTTCGTTCTAGTTGTGTCCTGTTCTTTTAGGAAAGATGCCTGTGCTGTGTTCCTTTGTTCTAGGCTGGCGGCTTGGATGGAGTGCGGAATTCGATCCGATCGTCAATCAAGCGGATGGAAAACCTCTGGAATCAAAGAGTAGGTTAAACGCGTGATCCTCCAGTCCTCGTAGTGTTGGTGTGTTCCAATTTCCAGAGATGTTTTGTGTTCTTAAGTGTACGTCTACGGAATCATTGTGAAATAACGGGGAGCGTAGAAGGCAGTGTTTCTACAGTGGCCAGTGGTCAGTCGCTGCTTCGTAATCTTTTTTGTTACTCGTATTTATCCTTGGGACACTATTTGGACGGatctttcctcctctgtgtgGTGCGTTCTGTTGTGCTGCAGGGTGGCTGGCACACTTGCTACCTTGCGTTATTCGTCGTCGTTATATTCATAATTTTCTACTTTCTCTATGGTAAATCGTCTGCCTAGTTGGTTGCATGTGCTACGCCGTGTTTTTCTGGTGTCTGTTATGTCTCGGTCGTCGTCCACATATTGAGGGAAGGCCTCTCACTTTTTCCGGTATAATATTTTCACTGGTACAACATTTTCAGAAAGCCTGCCTTGGTAAAACGGGAAATTCAGGGCTAAAACTGAGTCACTTTCACCGGCGTGCGGCTTTGTGGCCTTCACATGCGGGGATCAGGAGTTTCTTCGAGAGATAAACGGCCACAACGACACTTCCGCGTTCTCGCTACGAGCTGGTGGTATGCGTTTGTAGTAATTGTATGCTCCGCAACACAGCAAAATGTAGATTTGACTTCGTTCCTCGAAGTTTAGAGACGAGTCACCCATGTTTTTTTAACAATGCTGGATCACCAATTGCATGCTCACTTACCGATAGTCGTGTTGTGTTGACATGGGGTCTGATTGGACGTGAAGAAGCATCGGACCAAATTCTCTTGCAATTGATAGGGTATACACTGTCACAATAGGCACGACTTTGAGGTGACAACATTGTACTCCTGTAACGGAAAACCCGTGCTAGCGATCTAGAACGGGAAACAACCGCCGCACTGTGGCGCATCGCACAATAAAGCTACGCCGGTCCATGCACGCGCTGAATAGACCAGCCGAATGAATATGCTGATTCTATGGGTGTGTTTGCTCCGCTTCCCATTTTACCAAATTATCGGGAGGGATCCTCTGGATTTTAGGTAGCACGAAATTGGTCAGGGCGTGACACCTTTTCGACAGAGATAAAGGTGCCTTTGAAAGTACAGGAGTTTATTCCATTCACGAAGTTAAAGGGACGAAGAGAGTGTCTTCGATACAACTGTTGCTTTTCGGCAAGTTTGAGCTGCTGCCCCAATTCGACTTCGCGAGCAAGTTACTCCTTTCCATTTCTCACTGTACGCCCTGCTCGCCCTCGTTGGCTTGAGTTGTTCCTCCACAACTTTCTGGGAGCGCCACGGAAGCGAGGTGTCTACGTGAGGTGCATGGTGGTGTTTTGTTTTCTCGGAAAGCGAAGCGCTTGATGATTTGGCCTGGTATAATGGCCCAGAATGCGGAGatgatttcttcttctgttttatTTCGGGCAGCTTCAGCTCATGAAGGTTGCGTACATACGGGAAAGCCACTTCCTTAAGCGAAGGATTGGGTTGTGATGTTTGAAGTTCCATAAGGCTGCTTTCACTAGGACGGTTTTTACGTACATGGTTGAGAAACTGCTTCTGGGTTAATTCCTCCACGACAGAAAAGTACTGTCGTCTGAACCGTGCACTGGCGCTGTCGTTTGCGAGGCGCTCTTGATTAACGTATTTCTTCGCTTCACAGACAATCTTCCTGGAACGTGGATCCGGCTGGAGAAGAGCTTTGACAGTTGCCCGTGTTTTCAGTCCTCTTGAATTCTGGAGAACGGCAAGCAGCGCCGTTTTGTCGTAACGACAGTACGTATCCGAAGTGACGACGGTCGCAGTGTCCGCTGTTtcagcttctcttttttcagagCTGGTGAATTCGTCGGCGGCGGGGGCTACCACCAAGCATTCTTGTTCGT from Toxoplasma gondii ME49 chromosome VIIa, whole genome shotgun sequence carries:
- a CDS encoding hypothetical protein (encoded by transcript TGME49_205030~Predicted trans-membrane domain (TMHMM2.0):85-108), which codes for MMRKKEGYERRRFEQRGMDAMEEENDACIVDLESKVQSLKQLSLAMRDEVQESNNLLEGMAGGLDGVRNSIRSSIKRMENLWNQRGGWHTCYLALFVVVIFIIFYFLYGKSSA
- a CDS encoding hypothetical protein (encoded by transcript TGME49_205020), translated to MLCTVAFSSLCASKSVSGPHDALKYKPHRHRVPGNVLAISFNTRLSILYQKSTNDFAILVAILCARLNSCLFVAILLSEAEHTDYRLFVARPRFVFSFMMALVSDIPMSNDGHAVSNPNIIRRASESSSIFPHRGLAVNFVGTASTTFASIVSGTKRSVQSMLDRSTGFPCEYLLPGVANFKRALLASDMRCLDVDTYSSRASKHETNVFIVTPNASCLVTKAFSANGNEQECLVVAPAADEFTSSEKREAETADTATVVTSDTYCRYDKTALLAVLQNSRGLKTRATVKALLQPDPRSRKIVCEAKKYVNQERLANDSASARFRRQYFSVVEELTQKQFLNHVRKNRPSESSLMELQTSQPNPSLKEVAFPYVRNLHELKLPEIKQKKKSSPHSGPLYQAKSSSASLSEKTKHHHAPHVDTSLPWRSQKVVEEQLKPTRASRAYSEKWKGVTCSRSRIGAAAQTCRKATVVSKTLSSSL